The following nucleotide sequence is from Brevinematia bacterium.
AGTTAGGAAACATTGCTTTGTATTAAAACTCTGGTATTTTCGCTTGAAAAAAGCGATTAAAATTATTAACATTTTACTTATGGCAAAAGAAATAAGGGTGAAGAAGATGTCTTCTTTTCTACAGGAGGAGATATCCGAGATAATTCACAACAACCTTAGGGATGAGAATATAAAGGGAGTTGTGAGTGTGTTTGATGTTGAATTGTCAAAAGATCTTAGGTATGCTACTGTGAAGCTAAGTGTAATGGTTAATTCGGAGAATGAGCTTAAGAACACTGTGAAGGCGTTGATAAGAGCAAAAAGTTTTGTTAGAAGGAAGCTTTCAAAAACTTTAAAAACAGCATACGCTCCCGAATTATATTTTGAATTCATAGATCTTTCTAGGTCTATGAAGGTTTATGAAATCTTAAAGGGGATAGAAAGGCATGGGGAAAATGATAGATACTAAAGTTATGTCAACGCTTGGCGAAATAGTGGATATCCTAAGAAAGGAGCAAAAATTTGTTATAACTTTTCATGTAAATCCTGATTATGATGCTGTAGGTTCTGCCCTAGGGATGTTGTATATACTTAGAGAGATGGGTAAAGATAGTGTGCTGGTAGTAAGTGAGGAGAAAAGGGAA
It contains:
- the rbfA gene encoding 30S ribosome-binding factor RbfA, with the translated sequence MAKEIRVKKMSSFLQEEISEIIHNNLRDENIKGVVSVFDVELSKDLRYATVKLSVMVNSENELKNTVKALIRAKSFVRRKLSKTLKTAYAPELYFEFIDLSRSMKVYEILKGIERHGENDRY